One genomic segment of Helianthus annuus cultivar XRQ/B chromosome 14, HanXRQr2.0-SUNRISE, whole genome shotgun sequence includes these proteins:
- the LOC110868352 gene encoding ADP,ATP carrier protein 1, mitochondrial, with protein sequence MADQNHHPTVRRVASQLHLSQHALAPNGGLNKPASTQKQFIYRNYTNAGFSYPVTQSLVAANASPVFVQAPAEKGLTGFAIDFLMGGVSAAVSKTAAAPIERVKLLIQNQDEMLKTGRLSEPYKGIGECFKRTIRDEGVMSLWRGNVANVIRYFPTQALNFAFKDYFKSLFNFKKDRDPYWKVFGGNIASGGFAGASSLVFVFSLDYARTRLANDAKAAKKGGERQFNGLIDVYKKTYASDGIAGLYRGFPLSAAGIFVYRGLYFGMYDSLKPILLTGSLQDNFFASFALGWLITNGAGLASYPIDTVRRRMMMTSGEAVKYKNTFDAFNQIVKKEGVKSLFKGGGANILRAVAGAGVLAGYDQLQLIVFGKKWSGGSG encoded by the exons ATGGCAGATCAAAACCATCATCCAACTGTCAGGAGGGTAGCTAGCCAGCTACACCTTTCGCAACACGCTCTAGCTCCGAATGGCGGTCTCAACAAACCTGCTTCAACTCAGAAGCAATTCATTTACAGGAACTACACAAACGCAGGGTTCAGCTATCCAGTGACACAATCATTGGTGGCTGCAAATGCTTCTCCCGTTTTTGTTCAAGCGCCAGCAGAGAAAGGGCTTACTGGTTTCGCTATTGACTTTCTTATGGGTGGGGTTTCAGCTGCCGTATCTAAAACTGCTGCTGCTCCAATCGAGCGGGTCAAACTTTTGATCCAAAACCAAGATGAGATGCTTAAGACCGGCCGTCTTTCTGAACCATACAAGGGCATTGGAGAATGTTTCAAAAGAACAATTAGGGATGAAGGTGTCATGTCTTTGTGGAGAGGAAATGTTGCGAATGTCATCCGTTACTTTCCTACACAG GCACTTAACTTTGCGTTTAAGGATTACTTCAAGAGTTTGTTCAACTTTAAAAAAGACCGCGATCCTTACTGGAAAGTGTTCGGTGGTAACATCGCGTCTGGTGGTTTTGCTGGTGCTTCCTCTCTTGTCTTTGTATTCTCTCTAGATTATGCTAGAACTCGTTTAGCCAATGACGCTAAGGCAGCAAAGAAGGGTGGCGAGAGGCAGTTCAATGGTTTAATCGACGTTTACAAGAAGACATACGCATCAGACGGCATTGCTGGGTTATACCGTGGGTTCCCTCTTTCAGCTGCCGGTATTTTTGTTTACCGTGGTCTGTATTTCGGAATGTATGACTCTCTCAAACCAATTCTCCTAACCGGATCATTGCAG GATAATTTCTTTGCTAGCTTTGCGCTCGGTTGGTTGATCACAAACGGAGCCGGTCTAGCCTCGTACCCGATTGACACAGTGCGAAGAAGAATGATGATGACATCTGGGGAAGCCGTCAAGTACAAGAACACATTTGACGCGTTCAACCAAATCGTGAAAAAGGAGGGTGTGAAATCATTGTTCAAGGGTGGAGGTGCAAACATCCTCAGAGCTGTGGCTGGTGCAGGTGTGCTTGCCGGTTATGATCAGCTCCAGCTTATTGTTTTCGGGAAGAAGTGGTCTGGTGGAAGCGGTTAA